One Campylobacter lari DNA segment encodes these proteins:
- a CDS encoding TetR/AcrR family transcriptional regulator, giving the protein MKKKLSTKSQARLEKIKQIASESFLKNGYEATNLKDIIKQTGGSFSSVYEHFKSKEGLFEEILNDFAENHFLANLKKNMKITNELSLEEYLYQYSLAYLKIFNNKKTISIVRLLYSQIYNDKFDFSSWFKGNNRKEVENVLRKRFEMENEHLANNAEFLSVTFCAMLRGTFFMQSIFGNKVLMNKKEQEEHASKIVKLFISGVINFN; this is encoded by the coding sequence ATGAAAAAAAAACTTTCTACTAAATCTCAAGCAAGACTTGAGAAAATCAAACAAATTGCTTCAGAATCATTTTTAAAAAATGGTTATGAAGCAACCAATCTTAAAGACATTATTAAACAAACCGGTGGATCTTTTTCTAGTGTTTATGAGCACTTTAAAAGTAAAGAAGGTTTATTTGAAGAAATACTAAATGATTTTGCCGAAAATCATTTCTTAGCTAATTTAAAAAAAAATATGAAAATCACGAATGAATTAAGCTTAGAAGAATATTTATATCAGTATTCCTTGGCTTATTTAAAAATTTTCAACAACAAAAAAACCATTTCTATAGTAAGACTTCTATACTCTCAAATTTATAATGATAAATTTGATTTTTCCTCATGGTTTAAAGGTAATAATCGCAAAGAAGTTGAAAATGTTTTACGAAAAAGATTTGAAATGGAAAATGAGCATTTAGCTAACAATGCTGAATTTTTAAGTGTTACATTTTGTGCTATGTTAAGAGGAACTTTTTTTATGCAAAGTATTTTTGGAAATAAAGTACTAATGAATAAAAAAGAGCAAGAAGAGCATGCATCAAAAATCGTAAAACTTTTTATTAGTGGGGTTATTAACTTTAATTAA
- a CDS encoding efflux RND transporter periplasmic adaptor subunit, which produces MKTKLLTLACASLIFVACSDDKNAQVKQLPPQPVSIMTMQSANLPLEFTYPARLSTELDVIIKPKVSGEIKAKYFKSGQAVKKGDKLFLIEPDKYQASVNMAYGEALVARANFDDAEKNFKRDQILIEKNAISQKEFDASLAKFNSTKANLESARAKLANARLDLKYTVVSAPFDGVLGDALMDVGDYVNASSTELVRITNINPIFADFYISDVDKINMNKNIQSGNWQLENIQVQANVGGELFNGKLYFIDSVIDTRSGGVKAKAIFDNNNSSLMPGSFANVHVSGFVQKDGFEIPQVALLQDDSATYVYTLVDGKVVKTIVNVIYQTPDRAVIDKGLKNGDKVILNNFKKIRPGASVSVMENK; this is translated from the coding sequence ATGAAAACAAAACTTTTAACTCTAGCTTGTGCTTCACTTATCTTTGTAGCATGTTCAGATGATAAAAACGCACAAGTTAAACAACTCCCTCCCCAACCTGTAAGCATTATGACTATGCAAAGTGCTAATTTACCTTTAGAATTTACTTATCCTGCAAGATTAAGCACTGAATTAGATGTGATAATCAAGCCTAAAGTAAGCGGTGAAATCAAAGCAAAATATTTCAAAAGTGGTCAAGCTGTTAAAAAAGGCGATAAACTTTTTCTTATAGAACCTGATAAATATCAAGCAAGCGTAAATATGGCTTATGGAGAAGCCTTAGTTGCAAGAGCAAATTTTGATGATGCTGAAAAAAATTTCAAAAGAGATCAAATTCTAATAGAAAAGAATGCTATTTCACAAAAAGAATTCGATGCAAGTTTAGCTAAATTTAACTCCACAAAAGCTAATTTAGAAAGTGCTAGAGCAAAACTTGCTAATGCAAGATTAGACTTAAAATACACTGTAGTAAGTGCTCCATTTGATGGGGTTTTAGGAGATGCACTGATGGATGTAGGTGATTATGTAAATGCCTCTTCTACTGAGCTTGTGCGTATTACAAACATTAACCCTATCTTTGCAGATTTTTATATTTCTGATGTAGATAAAATTAATATGAATAAAAATATTCAAAGTGGAAATTGGCAGTTAGAAAACATTCAAGTGCAAGCTAATGTTGGTGGAGAACTTTTTAATGGAAAATTATATTTTATAGATAGCGTTATAGACACTCGCAGTGGCGGGGTAAAAGCAAAGGCTATTTTTGACAATAATAACTCAAGTTTAATGCCTGGTTCTTTTGCAAATGTTCATGTTAGTGGTTTTGTTCAAAAAGACGGGTTTGAAATTCCTCAAGTTGCTCTTTTACAAGATGATAGTGCTACTTATGTTTATACTTTAGTAGATGGAAAAGTGGTTAAAACCATTGTTAATGTTATCTATCAAACCCCTGATAGAGCAGTTATTGATAAGGGATTAAAAAATGGCGATAAAGTGATTTTAAATAACTTCAAAAAAATACGTCCCGGTGCAAGCGTTAGCGTAATGGAGAATAAATAA
- a CDS encoding efflux RND transporter permease subunit — MFSKFFIERPVFASVVAIIISLAGIIGLYSLPVEQYPSLTPPVVKVSANYSGADAQTVAQTVAIPLEDAINGVENMIYMDSTSSSSGDMSLSVYFNIGTDPDQATVDVNNRISAAMAKLPEDVKKTGVSVRKTGSSILEVATLYSPDGSMDSLEVYNYAALNILDDLARVPGVGNAVAIGSRNYSMRIWLNPDLLNKYQVTATDVIAAVSEQNAQYATGKIGQEPVVERSPYVYSVTMQGRLKNTKEFEEIIIRANSDGSFLRLKDVAEVSLGSREYTFNGRLNGKNATPILIFLQTGANAVNTADLVQKKLEELSKNFPEGLDYKIPYDTTLFVKASIKEVVKTFFEALILVVIVMYLFLKNFRSTIIPMIAVPVSILGTFAGLYVLGFSINLLTLFALVLAIGIVVDDAIIVVENIDRIMHEDPNISIKEAAIKAMDEVAAPVVSIVLVLCAVFIPVSFISGFVGEIQKQFAITLAISVTISGFVALTLTPSLCAIFLRRNEGEPFYLVKKFNHIFDWSTEVFGAGVAYILKRTVRFVIIFFILIGGLYGLFKLVPNSLVPTEDQGYFLTIVNLPAASSLNRTTQSMDAMTEEIRKNENITDAVGLIGYDLFTGSLKENAGAIFVMLKNWNDRSTSSFDLTGMYNKQYFLNPNFQTFFVNPPPIQGLSLTGGFEMYAQNRGGKSYDEIQADVNKLVEAANKRPELNNVRTTLDTNFPQLKLEIDRDKVKLYGLNLADVFSTLNATIGTYYVNDFSMLGKNYRVNISAIGDFRNTQNALKNIFVRAKDGSMIALDSVLTLHRGVGPDDVKRFNMFPSALVQGDPAPGYTSGQAIDAIAQVAKETLGEDYSIAWAGSAYQEVTSSGAGQIAFMLGLLFVFLILAAQYERWLMPLAVITAVPFAVFGSLLLVWLRGLENDIYFQTGLLLLIGLSAKNAILIVEFAMEEHLKKGKSIFEASISAAKLRFRPIVMTSLAFICGILPLYFAYGAGSASRHAIGTGVIGGMIAASTIAIFFVPLFFYLLESFNQWLDKKRGKKHV; from the coding sequence ATGTTTTCTAAATTTTTTATAGAAAGACCTGTATTTGCTTCTGTTGTAGCTATTATCATTTCTTTAGCAGGGATTATAGGCCTTTATTCTTTGCCTGTAGAGCAATACCCTTCTCTAACTCCACCTGTTGTAAAAGTAAGTGCAAATTACTCAGGTGCTGATGCTCAAACGGTGGCTCAAACAGTTGCCATTCCTCTTGAAGATGCTATCAATGGGGTTGAAAATATGATTTATATGGATTCAACCTCAAGTTCTTCAGGAGATATGAGTTTAAGTGTATATTTTAACATAGGTACAGATCCTGACCAAGCAACAGTTGATGTTAATAACAGAATTTCAGCTGCCATGGCAAAACTGCCTGAAGATGTTAAAAAAACCGGTGTTAGTGTAAGAAAAACTGGTTCAAGCATCTTAGAAGTTGCTACTTTATACTCACCTGATGGCTCTATGGATTCACTCGAAGTGTATAATTATGCTGCATTAAATATCTTAGATGATCTTGCTAGGGTTCCTGGTGTAGGTAATGCTGTAGCTATTGGTTCAAGAAATTATTCTATGAGAATTTGGCTCAATCCTGACTTATTAAACAAATATCAAGTTACTGCTACTGATGTGATTGCCGCAGTTAGCGAGCAAAATGCTCAATATGCTACTGGTAAGATAGGCCAAGAACCTGTAGTGGAAAGATCTCCTTATGTGTATTCAGTCACTATGCAAGGGCGGTTAAAAAACACCAAAGAATTTGAAGAAATTATCATAAGAGCAAATAGTGATGGTTCTTTTTTAAGACTTAAAGATGTAGCTGAAGTATCTTTGGGCTCAAGAGAATATACTTTTAATGGTAGATTAAATGGTAAAAACGCTACTCCTATTTTGATTTTCTTGCAAACTGGAGCAAATGCTGTAAATACAGCTGATTTAGTACAAAAGAAACTAGAAGAACTTTCAAAAAATTTTCCAGAAGGTTTAGATTATAAAATACCTTACGATACTACTTTATTTGTAAAAGCTTCAATCAAAGAAGTTGTAAAAACCTTTTTTGAAGCACTTATTTTGGTTGTAATTGTAATGTATTTATTCTTAAAAAATTTCCGTTCAACCATCATACCTATGATTGCTGTGCCTGTTTCTATTTTAGGAACTTTTGCAGGATTATATGTCTTAGGTTTTAGTATTAATTTGCTTACACTTTTTGCCTTAGTACTCGCCATTGGTATTGTTGTTGATGATGCAATTATTGTGGTTGAAAATATCGATAGAATTATGCATGAAGATCCTAATATAAGCATAAAAGAAGCAGCTATTAAAGCAATGGATGAAGTTGCTGCACCTGTTGTATCTATCGTTCTTGTACTTTGTGCAGTATTTATACCTGTTTCATTTATATCCGGTTTTGTGGGCGAAATTCAAAAACAATTTGCTATAACCCTAGCAATTTCAGTTACAATTTCAGGTTTTGTAGCTTTAACACTAACTCCATCTTTATGTGCGATTTTTTTAAGAAGAAATGAAGGGGAGCCATTTTATTTAGTTAAAAAATTCAATCATATTTTTGATTGGTCTACTGAAGTTTTTGGAGCCGGTGTAGCTTATATACTTAAAAGAACTGTGCGTTTTGTTATAATATTTTTTATTCTAATAGGCGGTTTATACGGACTATTTAAATTAGTACCTAATTCACTCGTTCCAACCGAAGATCAAGGATACTTTTTAACTATTGTTAATCTACCTGCAGCATCTTCTCTTAATAGAACTACTCAATCAATGGATGCTATGACTGAAGAAATTCGTAAGAATGAAAATATAACAGATGCTGTAGGTCTTATAGGTTATGATCTTTTTACAGGCTCTTTAAAAGAAAATGCTGGTGCTATATTTGTAATGCTTAAAAATTGGAACGATAGAAGCACTAGTAGTTTTGATTTAACAGGAATGTATAATAAACAATATTTCTTAAATCCGAATTTCCAAACTTTCTTTGTTAATCCACCACCAATCCAAGGTTTAAGTTTAACCGGTGGTTTTGAAATGTATGCACAAAATCGTGGTGGTAAAAGCTATGATGAAATTCAAGCAGATGTAAATAAATTAGTTGAAGCAGCAAATAAACGTCCTGAACTTAACAATGTAAGAACGACACTTGATACTAATTTTCCACAATTAAAATTAGAAATTGATCGTGACAAAGTAAAACTTTATGGTTTAAATTTAGCAGATGTATTTAGCACGCTAAATGCTACTATAGGAACTTATTATGTGAATGATTTTTCTATGCTTGGGAAAAATTATCGTGTAAATATTAGCGCCATAGGAGATTTTAGAAATACACAAAATGCATTAAAGAATATTTTCGTTAGAGCAAAAGATGGCTCTATGATAGCCCTAGATAGCGTTTTAACCCTCCATAGAGGTGTTGGACCTGATGATGTAAAACGCTTTAATATGTTCCCATCAGCACTAGTGCAAGGTGATCCTGCTCCAGGCTATACCTCAGGACAAGCCATTGATGCTATTGCACAAGTTGCTAAAGAAACTTTAGGAGAGGATTATTCTATTGCTTGGGCAGGTTCAGCTTATCAAGAAGTTACAAGTAGTGGCGCAGGACAAATAGCATTTATGTTAGGACTTTTATTTGTATTTTTGATTCTAGCAGCTCAGTATGAAAGATGGCTCATGCCTTTAGCAGTAATCACTGCTGTGCCTTTTGCGGTGTTTGGTTCTTTACTTCTTGTATGGCTTAGAGGCTTAGAAAATGATATATATTTTCAAACAGGACTTTTACTTTTAATAGGTCTTTCAGCTAAAAACGCTATTTTGATTGTTGAGTTTGCTATGGAAGAACATCTTAAAAAAGGAAAAAGTATTTTTGAAGCTTCTATTAGTGCAGCTAAGTTAAGATTTAGACCTATTGTAATGACTTCATTAGCATTTATTTGTGGTATTTTACCTTTATATTTTGCTTATGGAGCAGGAAGCGCAAGTCGTCATGCAATAGGTACAGGTGTTATAGGGGGTATGATAGCAGCTTCCACCATAGCTATTTTCTTTGTACCTTTATTTTTCTATTTACTAGAAAGTTTTAATCAATGGCTTGATAAAAAAAGAGGTAAAAAACATGTATAA
- a CDS encoding efflux transporter outer membrane subunit: MYKLIIFASCFLITACSLKPNLEIKDVNYTKSLDQNISINKQWWKAFDDNYLNTLVDQALKNNNDLQIAYMNLQKAYETLGIARSDLLPNLDASASGARGKTSINAPSNKSNEFAYGNDFNMGLNLSYEVDLWGKYRDTYGASKAKLQASEFDYESARLSLISNVVKTYFNLASLSEQVKILEETTQSYQKTYELKLEHFKLGMISEYELNKFKAELENSRVLLTNAKIQKEANTKALKILTSNDIDDILYNSIEYKKIGQYELNIPEGIGSEILLQRPDVQASLKILEEKNYLVGVARTAFLPNLSLTGLLGFQSNDLDLLVKHGSNTWNVAGNFAMPIFHWGEIMNNVNIAKLTKDEAFLQYENTLKTAFGEIRLALFNRQSYYENEQNYKNLFLAQSKIYEISTLRYENGVINLADFLQDQRNYLNAKLSYTNSSYELANSIVDVMKAFGGGFNAKEESKENIKAMEENLKENFYNN; encoded by the coding sequence ATGTATAAGTTAATAATTTTTGCAAGTTGTTTTTTAATAACAGCTTGTAGTTTAAAACCAAATTTAGAAATCAAAGATGTAAATTACACCAAAAGCTTAGACCAAAATATTAGCATTAATAAACAGTGGTGGAAAGCTTTTGATGATAATTATTTAAATACCTTAGTCGATCAAGCTTTAAAAAATAATAACGACTTGCAAATTGCATATATGAATTTACAAAAAGCTTATGAAACTTTAGGTATAGCAAGAAGCGATTTGCTTCCTAATCTTGATGCAAGTGCTAGTGGAGCAAGAGGAAAAACTAGCATTAATGCTCCAAGTAATAAAAGCAACGAGTTTGCTTATGGTAACGATTTTAATATGGGTTTAAATTTAAGCTATGAAGTAGATTTATGGGGTAAATACAGAGATACTTATGGTGCCTCAAAAGCAAAATTGCAAGCTAGTGAGTTTGACTATGAAAGTGCGAGATTAAGTTTAATTTCTAATGTAGTAAAAACTTATTTTAACCTAGCAAGCTTAAGCGAGCAAGTAAAAATTTTAGAAGAAACAACCCAAAGTTATCAAAAAACTTATGAGTTAAAATTAGAGCATTTTAAACTTGGAATGATTAGTGAGTATGAGCTTAACAAATTTAAAGCTGAGCTTGAAAATTCAAGAGTTTTACTCACAAATGCTAAAATTCAAAAAGAAGCTAATACTAAAGCTTTAAAAATCTTAACTTCAAATGATATTGATGATATACTTTATAATAGCATAGAGTATAAAAAAATAGGACAATACGAGCTTAACATACCTGAGGGCATTGGTAGTGAAATTTTACTTCAAAGACCTGATGTGCAAGCTAGTTTAAAAATTTTAGAAGAAAAAAACTATCTTGTTGGAGTAGCTAGAACTGCATTTTTGCCAAACCTTTCTTTAACAGGACTTTTGGGCTTTCAAAGTAATGATTTAGATCTTTTAGTCAAACATGGAAGTAATACTTGGAATGTAGCTGGAAATTTTGCAATGCCAATTTTTCATTGGGGTGAGATTATGAATAATGTTAATATTGCAAAACTTACCAAAGATGAAGCTTTTTTACAATATGAAAATACATTAAAAACAGCCTTTGGAGAAATAAGACTTGCTTTATTTAATCGCCAAAGCTATTATGAAAATGAGCAAAATTATAAAAATTTATTTCTAGCTCAAAGTAAAATTTATGAAATTTCTACCTTAAGATATGAAAATGGTGTGATTAACTTGGCTGATTTTTTACAAGATCAAAGAAATTACTTAAATGCTAAACTTTCTTATACTAATTCATCTTATGAGCTTGCAAATTCCATTGTAGATGTTATGAAAGCTTTTGGTGGAGGATTTAACGCTAAAGAAGAATCAAAAGAAAACATCAAAGCTATGGAAGAAAACTTAAAGGAAAACTTTTATAACAACTGA
- a CDS encoding mini-MOMP protein, translating into MKKIFIAFFVFLLGFISVSNSAPLDEIFQDVNVSGSMRYRFEHNSPKDRGNNNFNQRIQIQMH; encoded by the coding sequence ATGAAAAAGATTTTTATAGCATTTTTTGTATTTTTGTTAGGATTTATAAGTGTATCAAATTCTGCACCTTTAGATGAAATTTTTCAAGATGTTAATGTTTCAGGTAGTATGCGTTATCGTTTTGAACATAATAGCCCAAAAGATAGAGGAAATAATAATTTTAATCAAAGAATTCAAATTCAAATGCATTGA
- a CDS encoding coproporphyrinogen III oxidase family protein, protein MNFLQNLALSYSHKAMQKSLENGFDVKLLKEGQEKKVNPKKSYMLYAHIPFCHTFCPYCSFHKYYYNEDLAKRYFESLREEIKQIKSKGFDFTSMYVGGGTTLINEEELAKTLELCKKLFNIKEISCETDPNHIDPKKLEMFKGLIDRLSCGIQSFDDDTLKKVARYHKFGSSKELQEKLSKAIGVLPIMSLDLIFNFPSQTKEQLLNDLEIAKSLKPQQITTYPLMKSNLTKDNIAKTLGVSFKDNEFEFYKIIVDFFKDYERNNAWSFSLEKSSFNDEYVSSHHEYLGVGSGAFSFLDGELLINAFNLNDYSKLIKEKQNANIAKANFGKKEIIKYVFLTEMFTGKIEIDKFNKTLECNLEKDLFIELLGLKLSKAIKKENNTLYTSEFGRYLFMVLMKDFYTGMDLVRAVFRDDKRLQDKEHINIMQENVDPLDFKSMEFKG, encoded by the coding sequence ATGAATTTTTTACAAAACTTAGCTCTTTCTTACTCACACAAGGCTATGCAAAAATCTTTAGAGAATGGTTTTGATGTGAAACTTTTAAAAGAAGGACAAGAAAAAAAAGTTAATCCAAAAAAATCTTATATGCTTTATGCTCACATACCATTTTGTCATACTTTTTGCCCATATTGTAGCTTTCATAAGTATTATTACAATGAAGATTTAGCAAAAAGATATTTTGAAAGTTTAAGAGAAGAGATCAAACAAATCAAAAGTAAAGGATTTGATTTTACTTCTATGTATGTGGGTGGTGGCACTACTTTGATCAACGAAGAAGAGCTTGCTAAAACTTTAGAACTTTGCAAAAAATTATTTAACATCAAAGAAATTTCTTGTGAAACCGATCCAAACCATATTGACCCAAAAAAATTAGAAATGTTTAAAGGGCTTATAGATCGTTTAAGTTGCGGTATACAAAGTTTTGATGATGATACTTTAAAAAAAGTAGCAAGATACCATAAATTTGGCTCTAGCAAAGAACTTCAAGAAAAACTCTCTAAAGCCATAGGTGTGCTTCCTATTATGAGTCTTGATTTGATTTTTAATTTTCCTTCTCAAACTAAAGAGCAATTGCTCAATGATTTAGAAATAGCTAAGAGTTTAAAACCTCAACAAATCACAACTTATCCTTTGATGAAATCAAACCTCACAAAAGATAATATCGCAAAAACTTTAGGAGTAAGTTTTAAAGATAATGAATTTGAGTTTTATAAAATCATTGTAGATTTTTTCAAAGATTATGAAAGAAATAATGCATGGTCATTTTCTTTAGAAAAAAGTAGCTTTAATGATGAGTATGTAAGTAGCCATCATGAGTATTTGGGCGTGGGAAGCGGGGCTTTTAGCTTTTTAGACGGAGAACTTTTAATCAATGCTTTTAATTTAAATGATTATTCTAAACTCATCAAAGAAAAACAAAATGCAAATATTGCTAAAGCTAATTTTGGCAAAAAAGAAATCATCAAATATGTCTTTTTAACCGAAATGTTTACTGGTAAAATCGAAATTGATAAATTTAACAAAACTTTAGAATGTAATTTAGAAAAAGATCTTTTCATCGAACTTTTAGGCCTTAAACTAAGTAAAGCTATAAAAAAAGAAAACAATACTTTATATACAAGTGAATTTGGACGTTATTTGTTTATGGTATTGATGAAAGACTTTTACACAGGCATGGATTTAGTGCGTGCTGTATTTAGAGATGATAAACGCTTACAAGATAAAGAACACATTAATATCATGCAAGAAAATGTTGATCCACTTGATTTTAAAAGTATGGAGTTTAAAGGATAA
- the hemJ gene encoding protoporphyrinogen oxidase HemJ produces MLDFLTDWYLWIKMVHYLAFVSWMAGLFYLPRLFVYHTEHKDNKGFVEVVKIQERKLYFYIQTPAMIVTLISGSLMLHVNKALMVGSGFMHAKLTCALLLIIYHLQNYYYLKQLQNDTCKKSGKFFRAYNEIPTILFIIIAIMMVVRPF; encoded by the coding sequence ATGTTAGATTTTTTAACCGACTGGTATTTATGGATTAAAATGGTGCATTATTTAGCTTTTGTTTCATGGATGGCTGGATTGTTTTATTTGCCAAGACTTTTTGTATATCATACAGAACATAAAGACAATAAAGGCTTTGTGGAAGTGGTAAAAATTCAAGAAAGAAAATTGTATTTTTATATCCAAACTCCTGCTATGATTGTAACTTTAATAAGTGGTAGTTTAATGCTTCATGTTAATAAAGCTTTAATGGTTGGATCAGGTTTTATGCATGCTAAATTAACCTGTGCTTTGCTTTTAATTATTTATCATTTACAAAATTATTATTATTTAAAACAACTTCAAAATGATACTTGCAAAAAAAGTGGGAAATTCTTTAGAGCTTATAATGAAATTCCAACGATATTATTTATAATCATCGCTATTATGATGGTGGTAAGACCGTTTTAA
- the lspA gene encoding signal peptidase II, which translates to MLKILPLKFWLVFALVFILDQASKYLFLQGLEYKGEFFDLVLTYNTGVAFSMFAFLGEYLKYIQLVFILALFGYLLYQKEFFKTHLIAFAIMLSAGCSNLLDRFVHIGVVDFVFWHKWFEFAVFNLADVMINISVALILIKEIFNKKGEKC; encoded by the coding sequence ATGCTTAAAATCTTGCCTTTAAAATTTTGGCTTGTTTTTGCTTTAGTTTTTATACTAGATCAAGCAAGCAAGTATTTGTTTTTGCAAGGGCTTGAGTATAAGGGTGAATTTTTTGACTTGGTTTTAACCTATAATACCGGTGTGGCCTTTTCAATGTTTGCCTTTTTAGGAGAGTATTTAAAATATATACAGCTTGTTTTTATTTTGGCTTTGTTTGGGTATTTGCTTTATCAAAAAGAGTTTTTTAAAACGCATTTGATTGCTTTTGCTATTATGCTATCTGCTGGGTGTTCTAATTTACTTGATCGCTTTGTGCATATAGGCGTGGTGGATTTTGTATTTTGGCACAAGTGGTTTGAATTTGCTGTGTTTAATTTAGCTGATGTGATGATAAACATTAGCGTAGCTTTGATTTTAATAAAAGAAATTTTTAATAAAAAAGGAGAAAAATGTTAG
- the glmM gene encoding phosphoglucosamine mutase, protein MKLFGTDGVRGKAGEFLDSFLAMRLAMAAGIYFKDKALTNNILVGKDTRRSGYMIENAIVSGLTSIGYNVIEIGPMPTPAIAFLTEDMRCDAGIMISASHNPYYDNGIKFFDAHGNKLDEQAEAKIEEIYFNDKLIEEARTTKSQIGQAKRIDDVIGRYIVSIKNSFPKELTLKSLRVVLDVAHGASYKVAPTVFKELGADVIVINDKPNGLNINENCGALHPLNLALEVKKFRADMGFAFDGDADRLVVVDEKGEVAHGDSLLGVLALFLKKQGKLKSSVVSTIMSNGALKEFLNKHKITHETCNVGDKYVLEKLKECGGNFGGEQSGHIIFSDYAKTGDGLVAALQFSALMLSEAKSASEILNQVKPYPQLLHNLKISEKKDLSKLAGLEELKKDLEKKGIASLFRYSGTENLIRLLLEAKDIKLLEKEMKVVESFFMKALNA, encoded by the coding sequence ATGAAACTTTTTGGAACAGATGGAGTACGCGGTAAAGCAGGGGAGTTTTTGGATTCGTTTTTAGCTATGCGTTTGGCTATGGCTGCTGGAATTTATTTTAAAGACAAAGCCCTTACAAATAATATCTTAGTAGGAAAAGATACAAGAAGAAGCGGTTATATGATAGAAAATGCTATCGTTTCAGGGCTTACTTCTATAGGATATAATGTTATAGAAATAGGCCCTATGCCAACACCTGCTATTGCGTTTTTAACTGAAGATATGCGTTGTGATGCAGGGATTATGATATCAGCTTCACACAATCCTTACTATGATAATGGTATTAAATTTTTTGATGCACATGGAAATAAACTTGATGAGCAAGCAGAAGCAAAAATAGAAGAAATTTATTTTAACGATAAACTCATAGAAGAAGCAAGAACAACAAAATCACAAATTGGGCAAGCAAAAAGAATTGATGATGTGATAGGAAGATATATTGTTTCTATAAAAAATTCTTTTCCTAAAGAGCTGACTTTAAAATCTTTACGCGTTGTTTTAGATGTGGCTCATGGAGCTTCTTATAAGGTAGCACCTACGGTTTTTAAAGAACTTGGTGCAGATGTGATTGTGATCAATGATAAACCAAATGGTTTAAATATCAATGAAAATTGCGGGGCTTTACATCCTTTAAATTTAGCCTTAGAAGTAAAGAAATTTAGAGCAGATATGGGTTTTGCTTTTGATGGAGATGCAGATCGTTTGGTTGTTGTGGATGAAAAAGGAGAAGTAGCCCATGGAGATAGTCTTTTGGGTGTTTTAGCTTTATTTTTGAAAAAACAAGGCAAGTTAAAATCAAGCGTAGTTAGCACTATAATGAGTAATGGTGCTTTAAAAGAGTTTTTAAATAAACATAAAATCACACATGAAACTTGCAATGTAGGTGATAAATACGTGCTTGAAAAACTCAAAGAATGCGGTGGAAATTTTGGTGGAGAGCAAAGTGGGCATATTATCTTTAGTGACTATGCAAAAACTGGAGATGGTTTGGTAGCTGCTTTACAATTTAGTGCTTTAATGTTAAGTGAAGCAAAAAGTGCAAGCGAAATTTTAAATCAAGTTAAACCTTACCCACAGCTTTTGCATAATCTTAAAATTTCAGAGAAAAAAGACTTAAGCAAGCTTGCAGGTTTGGAAGAGTTGAAAAAAGACTTAGAAAAAAAAGGAATTGCTAGTTTGTTTAGGTACTCAGGTACAGAAAATTTAATACGCTTATTGCTTGAAGCAAAAGACATTAAGCTTTTAGAAAAAGAAATGAAAGTTGTTGAAAGCTTTTTTATGAAAGCATTGAATGCTTAA